In Ruminiclostridium papyrosolvens DSM 2782, the following proteins share a genomic window:
- a CDS encoding response regulator: MNFVLNERIHKMRKKVLVVDDTVFMRTSLRLLLERNDFEVVGEADNGLAAINKYREFMPDLVTMDITMPEMDGLQALKAIRQINANAKVVMVSAMGQEAQVRESILNGAISFIVKPYKDENVINTLRKIVEL; the protein is encoded by the coding sequence ATGAATTTCGTCTTAAATGAAAGGATACATAAAATGAGAAAAAAAGTTCTTGTTGTTGATGACACTGTTTTTATGCGTACTTCATTAAGACTATTACTTGAAAGAAATGATTTTGAGGTTGTAGGTGAAGCTGACAACGGTCTTGCAGCTATTAATAAGTACAGGGAATTTATGCCCGATTTGGTAACAATGGATATTACAATGCCGGAAATGGACGGTTTGCAGGCTTTGAAAGCAATAAGGCAAATCAATGCCAACGCAAAGGTAGTAATGGTTTCAGCTATGGGACAGGAAGCTCAGGTAAGAGAATCCATATTAAATGGAGCTATAAGCTTTATTGTTAAGCCATATAAAGACGAGAATGTTATTAACACATTAAGAAAAATTGTTGAATTGTAA
- a CDS encoding PilZ domain-containing protein, translating to MEKLNLVLRHYNKVKPMHCTIVSGDTQKVFTVKIGEDEKNGAEILKGDPVLIGFLNSDESFYLSGGNIVGAIPKEEEYIIHANNPQNIAFETERRQYERFPTSLTGEIKLVNSSKREPICIKDFSYAGMCIYSKDEFNKDDEVEISAFLSNSVIKYDATIVRKTVNFGRCEYGIQLMHRDKNSMYATQNQLTSFILSEKEIMYRHLLSASFKF from the coding sequence ATGGAAAAGTTAAACTTGGTATTAAGACATTATAATAAGGTCAAGCCTATGCACTGTACCATTGTAAGTGGTGATACCCAAAAAGTATTCACTGTTAAGATAGGTGAAGATGAAAAAAATGGTGCTGAAATTCTAAAAGGAGATCCCGTGCTTATTGGTTTTCTTAATAGTGACGAGTCTTTTTATTTAAGCGGCGGAAATATAGTAGGTGCCATACCAAAAGAAGAAGAATACATAATCCACGCCAATAATCCTCAAAATATAGCTTTTGAAACTGAAAGAAGACAATACGAGAGATTCCCTACTTCGCTGACAGGTGAAATAAAGCTTGTAAATTCCAGTAAACGAGAACCCATATGCATAAAGGATTTCAGCTATGCAGGCATGTGCATATATTCTAAAGATGAGTTCAATAAAGACGATGAGGTTGAGATTAGTGCATTCCTTAGTAATAGTGTAATTAAATATGATGCAACCATAGTCAGAAAAACCGTTAATTTCGGAAGATGTGAGTACGGTATACAGCTGATGCACAGAGATAAAAATTCTATGTATGCTACACAGAATCAATTAACATCTTTTATACTCAGTGAAAAAGAGATTATGTACAGACATTTGCTAAGTGCAAGTTTTAAGTTTTAG
- a CDS encoding GGDEF domain-containing protein, with product MFSDLIINAAILISFLSIANQFYRDRDLVMQSSPVFKLVAGVACGTLGILLMWYSFRIQNKTLLDFRNIAALLAAAEGGGLSVIVSGLVMGAFRIEYFGVNMYSKTGTVVIALVTVGILLIFKTKKSLGRKWLLSTIYMTIVSCGAYFYIFQKDISILLIVFPYFILGTVIVSYTVYKYMIYLNNMSLLFRKLKEESTKDYLTGLNNVREFNKLFRLVIEKAVSNNQKFSLLLIDIDFFKNINDTHGHQSGDKVLKEIGKILKQNCRTDDNISRNGGEEFSILLENASNSMAIEIAERIRKIIADNEFEVSSGRKINVTISIGISSYPETVTDITQIIERADEALYKAKRNGRNLVVSDEVL from the coding sequence ATGTTCAGTGATCTTATAATAAACGCAGCTATACTTATTTCCTTTTTAAGCATAGCAAACCAATTCTATCGGGACCGGGATTTAGTAATGCAATCCAGCCCTGTTTTTAAGCTTGTGGCAGGTGTTGCATGTGGAACTTTAGGTATATTACTAATGTGGTATAGTTTTAGAATCCAAAACAAGACACTGTTGGATTTCAGAAATATAGCGGCCTTATTGGCTGCTGCAGAGGGGGGCGGATTATCTGTTATTGTATCAGGCCTTGTAATGGGAGCCTTCAGAATTGAATATTTTGGAGTCAATATGTATTCTAAAACCGGCACAGTAGTTATTGCATTGGTAACAGTAGGAATACTGCTTATTTTCAAAACGAAAAAATCCTTGGGTAGAAAATGGCTCCTTTCTACAATATACATGACCATTGTAAGCTGTGGAGCTTACTTTTATATTTTTCAAAAAGACATTTCAATCCTACTAATAGTATTTCCATATTTTATTCTTGGCACTGTTATCGTTAGTTATACAGTATACAAGTATATGATATATCTTAATAACATGAGTTTATTATTCAGAAAGCTAAAAGAGGAATCAACCAAGGATTATCTGACAGGACTTAATAATGTAAGAGAGTTTAATAAATTATTCAGGCTTGTAATAGAGAAGGCAGTGAGCAATAATCAAAAATTTTCTTTACTTTTAATAGATATAGATTTTTTTAAAAATATAAATGATACGCATGGGCATCAGTCAGGAGATAAGGTCTTAAAAGAAATAGGAAAAATATTAAAACAAAATTGTAGAACAGATGATAATATTTCGCGAAACGGAGGTGAAGAATTTTCTATTTTACTGGAAAATGCTTCAAACAGCATGGCTATTGAGATAGCTGAAAGAATCCGTAAAATAATTGCTGACAATGAGTTTGAGGTTTCCTCCGGCAGGAAGATTAATGTAACAATATCCATTGGCATATCTTCCTATCCAGAAACAGTCACAGATATAACACAGATAATAGAAAGGGCTGATGAGGCTCTTTACAAAGCAAAACGTAATGGAAGAAATCTTGTTGTATCAGATGAGGTTTTATAA
- a CDS encoding endo-1,4-beta-xylanase → MYRNRNKVLALLLAIAMLISVMPFSSVMADTKTTYHETFADGKGAVSQSGGASIEKVGSKVFDGNSDGAAIYVSNRKNNWDAADFKFADIGLKNGKTYNVTVKGFVDSNAKVPAGAQAFLQVANSYSWLAGAEFVAGKAFTLNGKYTVDTSKDDRVRVQSNDEGKEVPFYIGDISITEEASEAAPEDSNKPKAEVIKTITFEDNTAGGFVGRDGSEKLTVTKEANHTDGGSYALKVENRTMSWHGPSMNIEKLVSQGSEYKITAWVKLISPESSQLQLSTQVGNGGSASYVSLAAKTIGTSDGWVKYEGTYRYNNVSSGFITMYIESASSANASFYIDDISLEKTGSEPIKIQNDLKSIKDVYKKDFLIGNAIAAEDMEGIRLDLLKKHFNVMTAGNAMKPDALQPTKGNFTFADADKLVDKVLSEGFKMHGHTLVWHQQSPAWLNTKVDASGNSIPLSREEALTNLRTHIKTVVEHYGNKVISWDVVNEGMNDNPTNPSDWKAALRQSPWYQAIGPDYMEQAFLAAREVLDAHPNWDVKLYYNDYNDDNQNKSKAIYYMVKELNEKYAKTHPGKLLIDGVGMQAHYNMSTNPSNVELSLERFISLGVEVSITELDVQAGSDFKLTDEVADAQGYLYAQLFDIYKKHAANISRVTIWGLDDGTSWRSSTNPLPFDKNLQAKPAFTGVVDPTKFMAEHKPQTPKGAKSATAKFGTPVIDGTVDSVWSKAQAIPVNTYQMAWQGATATAKALWDDKNLYVLVQVSDSELDKKSANTYEQDSVEVFVDENNAKTSYYENDDGQYRVNFDNEASFNPAAISAGFVSATKVAGKNYTVEMKIPLKSVTPSNNMKIGFDVQINDAKDGSRKSVASWNDTTGTGYQDTSVYGVLTLSNSESSNTANYITRGEFIDSVIKALGLNKNVQVKDSFKDVAKDASYYASVSVAYQKGIVSGYRNGEFKPQSTITRQEAMTIIAKAMKAAGKNVNYSAADINKILKEFKDSNKVAGWAKGSVAACIKAGIVSGKSGKLLAPQENITVSQTEAIVKKLSAK, encoded by the coding sequence ATGTACAGAAACAGAAATAAAGTTTTAGCATTGCTTCTAGCCATTGCAATGCTCATTTCCGTTATGCCTTTTAGCTCAGTAATGGCAGACACGAAAACTACTTATCATGAAACTTTCGCAGATGGAAAGGGAGCAGTATCTCAATCCGGCGGAGCCAGTATTGAAAAGGTTGGAAGTAAGGTTTTTGATGGTAATAGTGACGGAGCAGCAATATATGTAAGCAACAGAAAAAATAACTGGGATGCTGCTGATTTTAAGTTTGCAGATATCGGATTAAAAAACGGTAAGACTTATAACGTAACCGTAAAAGGTTTTGTTGATTCCAATGCAAAAGTTCCTGCAGGCGCACAGGCATTTCTTCAGGTTGCAAACAGCTACTCATGGCTGGCAGGTGCAGAATTCGTTGCAGGAAAGGCTTTCACGTTAAACGGAAAGTATACTGTTGATACTTCAAAGGATGATAGAGTGCGTGTTCAATCCAATGATGAAGGAAAAGAGGTTCCGTTCTATATTGGAGACATTTCAATAACAGAAGAGGCTTCTGAAGCAGCACCGGAAGATTCCAACAAACCAAAGGCAGAAGTTATTAAAACAATAACATTTGAAGATAACACAGCCGGAGGCTTTGTAGGAAGAGACGGTTCAGAAAAGCTGACCGTAACAAAAGAAGCTAACCATACAGATGGCGGTTCATATGCTTTAAAGGTAGAAAACAGAACCATGTCCTGGCATGGCCCTTCCATGAATATTGAAAAGCTTGTAAGTCAGGGCAGTGAATACAAGATTACTGCATGGGTAAAGCTTATCAGTCCTGAAAGCTCACAACTCCAACTTTCAACTCAGGTTGGAAATGGCGGAAGTGCGTCTTATGTGAGTCTTGCAGCAAAGACCATAGGTACTTCTGACGGTTGGGTTAAGTATGAGGGTACATATCGCTACAACAATGTTTCAAGCGGATTCATTACCATGTATATAGAAAGTGCGAGCAGTGCCAATGCTTCCTTCTATATTGATGATATCAGTCTTGAGAAAACAGGTTCAGAACCAATTAAAATTCAAAATGATTTGAAATCTATTAAAGATGTATATAAAAAGGATTTCCTTATTGGAAATGCAATAGCAGCAGAGGATATGGAAGGTATAAGACTTGACCTTCTAAAGAAGCACTTTAACGTAATGACCGCAGGAAACGCTATGAAGCCGGATGCATTACAGCCTACAAAGGGTAACTTTACATTTGCTGATGCAGATAAACTTGTTGACAAGGTTTTGTCAGAGGGTTTCAAGATGCACGGACATACCCTTGTTTGGCATCAGCAGTCACCTGCATGGTTAAATACAAAGGTTGATGCAAGCGGAAATAGCATACCATTGTCACGTGAGGAAGCTCTTACAAATCTCAGAACTCATATTAAAACAGTTGTTGAGCATTACGGCAACAAGGTAATATCATGGGACGTAGTTAATGAAGGTATGAATGACAATCCTACTAACCCTTCAGACTGGAAGGCTGCATTACGTCAAAGCCCGTGGTATCAGGCAATTGGCCCTGACTACATGGAACAGGCATTTTTAGCGGCAAGAGAGGTTCTGGATGCTCATCCTAATTGGGATGTAAAGCTTTATTATAATGATTATAACGATGATAATCAAAATAAATCAAAAGCTATTTATTATATGGTAAAAGAATTAAACGAAAAATATGCAAAAACTCACCCGGGCAAGCTTCTCATCGACGGTGTAGGAATGCAGGCACATTACAACATGTCAACAAATCCTTCTAACGTTGAACTTTCCTTGGAGAGATTTATTTCTCTGGGTGTTGAAGTAAGCATAACAGAGCTTGATGTTCAGGCAGGCAGCGACTTCAAGTTAACAGATGAAGTTGCAGACGCACAGGGATATTTATATGCACAGTTATTCGATATCTATAAGAAGCACGCAGCAAATATAAGCCGTGTTACTATTTGGGGACTGGATGACGGTACAAGCTGGAGATCCTCCACAAATCCTTTGCCTTTTGACAAAAATCTTCAAGCAAAACCTGCATTTACGGGAGTTGTAGACCCAACTAAATTCATGGCTGAACATAAACCGCAAACACCTAAAGGTGCAAAATCTGCTACAGCTAAATTTGGAACACCTGTAATAGACGGTACTGTAGATAGTGTATGGAGTAAAGCACAGGCTATACCTGTTAATACATATCAAATGGCATGGCAGGGAGCAACAGCAACCGCAAAGGCTTTATGGGATGATAAAAACCTGTATGTACTTGTTCAGGTAAGTGACTCCGAACTTGATAAAAAGAGTGCAAACACATACGAACAAGACTCAGTTGAAGTATTTGTGGATGAGAACAACGCAAAGACTTCATACTATGAGAATGATGACGGTCAGTACAGAGTTAACTTTGATAATGAGGCTTCATTTAATCCGGCAGCAATTTCAGCAGGATTTGTATCTGCAACAAAGGTTGCAGGAAAAAATTATACGGTTGAAATGAAGATTCCTCTAAAATCAGTAACTCCATCAAACAATATGAAAATAGGATTTGACGTTCAGATTAATGATGCTAAAGACGGTTCACGTAAGAGTGTTGCATCATGGAATGATACTACAGGAACAGGATATCAGGATACATCAGTATATGGTGTTCTCACCCTCAGTAACTCTGAAAGCAGCAACACAGCTAATTACATTACAAGAGGAGAATTTATTGATTCTGTCATTAAAGCTTTGGGTCTGAATAAAAATGTTCAGGTTAAAGACTCCTTTAAAGATGTAGCTAAGGATGCAAGCTATTACGCTTCCGTAAGTGTTGCTTACCAGAAAGGTATAGTATCAGGATACAGGAACGGAGAATTTAAGCCACAGTCCACGATTACTCGTCAGGAAGCAATGACAATTATTGCAAAGGCAATGAAGGCAGCAGGAAAGAATGTTAATTATTCAGCTGCTGACATAAATAAAATCCTCAAGGAATTTAAGGATTCAAATAAAGTTGCCGGTTGGGCAAAAGGTTCTGTTGCTGCTTGTATTAAAGCAGGAATTGTATCCGGCAAAAGCGGAAAGCTGTTGGCACCACAAGAAAATATAACTGTTTCACAAACAGAAGCAATAGTAAAGAAATTGTCCGCAAAATAA
- a CDS encoding chemotaxis protein CheW, protein MENAVGQEMHQQDEDTQKDKFLTFLLGKEFYGIEIRHVTEIIGIQPITEVPELPEYVRGIINLRGKIIPVIDVRLRFKKPFKEYNDRTCVIVIDIDDLSAGLIVDSVSEVIVIPESDIVPPPELNKTGNRFIKGIGKVDNDVKMLLDCEKLLNENDVEMLINFNN, encoded by the coding sequence ATGGAAAATGCAGTAGGTCAAGAAATGCACCAGCAGGATGAAGATACTCAGAAAGACAAGTTTCTTACATTTCTGTTGGGAAAGGAATTCTATGGAATAGAAATAAGGCATGTGACGGAAATCATAGGGATACAACCTATAACTGAGGTTCCTGAACTGCCGGAGTACGTCCGGGGTATCATTAATCTAAGAGGAAAGATAATTCCGGTAATTGATGTAAGATTAAGGTTTAAGAAGCCTTTCAAGGAGTATAATGACAGGACTTGTGTTATTGTTATTGACATTGACGACCTTTCGGCAGGACTGATTGTAGATAGTGTGTCCGAAGTTATTGTTATACCGGAATCGGATATAGTTCCGCCACCGGAACTTAATAAAACAGGTAACAGATTTATTAAAGGCATAGGCAAGGTAGATAATGATGTAAAAATGCTGCTGGATTGTGAGAAATTACTGAATGAAAATGATGTAGAAATGTTAAT
- a CDS encoding MBL fold metallo-hydrolase, which yields MKEYKVMDNVYLFNSYVDAIDLSFNQFLVLTPIPMLIHTGAIDRTEVLIPKIQEVIGSSPLEYVFISHFESDECGGLALLKNYYPQIKAICSQITARQLMGFGITSNIAVVNPQDKMKIGDSLFEFISYPSEMHLWEGLIMVEANQGILYSSDLFIRTGTIQKSMENSAINEEIQNINLHKVPSQEALERLKRDLSALHLNYLMPGHGPCLKLF from the coding sequence ATGAAAGAATACAAAGTAATGGATAACGTATACCTTTTTAATAGTTATGTTGATGCAATCGATCTGTCATTCAATCAGTTTCTTGTTTTAACTCCAATTCCAATGTTGATTCATACAGGAGCCATTGACAGAACTGAAGTGTTAATTCCCAAAATTCAGGAAGTGATAGGAAGTAGTCCTTTAGAATACGTGTTTATTTCACATTTTGAATCAGATGAGTGTGGCGGTCTGGCCCTTTTAAAAAATTACTATCCCCAAATAAAAGCTATATGTTCCCAGATAACGGCAAGACAGCTGATGGGCTTTGGCATTACTTCAAATATTGCAGTTGTTAATCCTCAGGATAAAATGAAAATCGGAGACAGCTTGTTTGAATTCATATCATACCCTTCAGAAATGCATCTTTGGGAGGGCTTAATTATGGTCGAAGCAAATCAGGGAATACTGTACAGCAGTGATTTATTTATCAGAACCGGTACAATCCAAAAGTCCATGGAGAATTCAGCAATAAATGAGGAAATTCAAAATATCAACTTACACAAGGTACCGTCTCAGGAAGCTCTGGAACGGCTAAAAAGAGACCTTTCAGCCTTGCATTTAAATTATCTGATGCCTGGTCACGGACCGTGTCTGAAACTTTTCTGA
- a CDS encoding endo-1,4-beta-xylanase: protein MRNNKKWKRVLSVVMIIALLFSVMPLNNMVKAEITTIYHDDFTHGQGPATQAGDATLTPITGKVFIGNEDGAALYVNPRKNNWDGADFSFEKLGMKEGNKYTITVKGYVDAETDPENPIVKSGSQAFLQAVNSYAWIAGADFVAGKEFTLTGTYTVDTSKDSAIRIQSDDLGAKVPFYIGEITVTGEKSSAPAPVKAIYHETFSNGKGTATQAGGATLTTVTEKTFPTGDVDETVLNEDGAALYVDTRANNYDGADFVFSDIGLENGKSYEITVIGYVDSDTDVPEGAQAFLQSINSFGVISSTNYVKGKPFVLKGKYTVDTSKDDRVRVQSNDEGKTVPFYIGDILVTGPAPSMKTIDFEDGKESGFIPRIGKEVLSVTDEANHTDVGGYSLKVAGGRENAYCGPSLRVEKYIDQGSEYRVTVWVKLASGSGSAEIDLSSQIGNKEGAVEYPSLSKKKITDTDGWVKFEGKQRYYDTSSGYITVYLQSDNKEAEFYIDDISVVNSGSVSLPVQTDLTPIKDIYKDDFLFGNAIAPSELAGKSFELLKQHFNVITAGNDMKPDALQRSKGVFSFGTADAMIQKAKDNNIKVHGHVLVWHQQTPVWMNGVQDEADATKYKKDETGKNITISREEALLNMRTHIENVVKHFGNDVISWDVVNEAMSDGIGDSSNWKNCLRKDSMWYQSIGDDYVEQAFLITKEVLEKNNLKDIKLYYNDYNDDDQNKSKAIANMVNEINTNYGKTHPGELLIDGIGMQAHYNTSTKPQNVEASLKRFIDLGVDVCVTELDITAGSDQKQSSDEINAQAYLYAQLMKIYKAHADKISRVTIWGLDDGNSWRKENCPLPFDGDLQAKSAYYAIIDPDKYMAEHEAPATVEIKQGTAAKGTPVIDGFVDSIWDKAKVIPIDKANAAWETAKGNAQVLWDDKNLYVLIKVYDSILDKSSANPWEHDSVEVFVDENNGKTASYEKDDGQYRVNFNNETSFNPDQIKEGFQSSVKVSGTSYTVEMKIPFKTIIPSKNSKIGFDAQINDAKDGTRTGYRNWNDTTGVGYKDTSVYGELILSDDSAPAPSSQSNDTPASETVKGKVNGKEVSIAKAVNEYKDGKKVISIVLDESKVAEVLGEKTVIVLEPISKADIVTAQLTPKTIKNMAEKEAVLEIKSDNVTYTLPASRLDINKIASAFEGNTDIKVNVSISGVADAVKNTVKETSDKNNYKLASNPVEFNVTCSNDTKTVEVSKFSGYVTRTIELKDSLIPGEIITGVVLNKDGSFSHVPTTVVSKDGKNYVKINSLTNSTYAIISSTKTFKDTENHWSKKAVGNIASRLIMEGYDNDNFNPDMAITRGEFIDSLVKAMGLYRIGEGEDIFSDVTSSSRYHDAVAIAHKYGIISGYGNGEFGAMSNITRQEAMTIVSKAMLLTGLKTSYTAEEVADSLKEFNDSDNLALWAKKSTAACVKAGIVSGKSLTVIAPKDNLTRAETASVINKLLTESNLI from the coding sequence TTGAGGAATAATAAAAAATGGAAAAGAGTTTTATCAGTTGTAATGATTATAGCCCTGCTTTTTTCGGTAATGCCTTTAAATAATATGGTAAAAGCAGAAATTACAACAATCTATCATGATGACTTTACCCATGGACAGGGACCAGCTACACAGGCCGGAGATGCAACCCTGACACCTATTACTGGAAAAGTTTTTATCGGCAATGAAGACGGAGCCGCTTTATATGTAAATCCCAGAAAGAACAACTGGGATGGAGCTGATTTTTCATTTGAAAAATTAGGAATGAAAGAAGGGAATAAATATACCATAACAGTTAAGGGCTATGTTGACGCTGAAACTGACCCTGAAAATCCAATAGTAAAATCAGGTTCACAGGCATTTCTTCAGGCTGTAAACAGCTATGCTTGGATTGCAGGTGCTGATTTTGTAGCTGGAAAAGAATTTACCTTAACAGGAACTTATACAGTTGATACCAGTAAGGATTCTGCAATACGAATCCAATCAGATGATTTGGGAGCAAAAGTACCTTTTTATATTGGAGAGATAACGGTTACAGGTGAAAAATCATCGGCACCTGCACCTGTAAAAGCAATATATCACGAAACCTTTTCAAACGGAAAAGGAACAGCCACACAAGCCGGGGGTGCTACTCTGACAACTGTTACCGAAAAAACCTTTCCTACAGGTGATGTTGACGAAACGGTGCTAAATGAAGACGGAGCTGCTTTATATGTGGATACGAGGGCTAATAACTATGATGGTGCGGATTTTGTTTTCAGTGACATAGGACTGGAGAACGGAAAATCTTACGAAATAACAGTAATAGGCTATGTGGATTCAGATACTGATGTACCGGAGGGGGCACAGGCGTTTCTACAAAGCATAAACAGTTTTGGTGTAATTTCAAGTACAAATTATGTAAAAGGAAAACCTTTTGTATTAAAAGGTAAGTATACGGTAGATACAAGTAAAGACGACAGGGTACGAGTCCAGTCAAACGATGAAGGAAAAACAGTACCTTTTTACATAGGTGATATACTTGTAACCGGACCTGCACCTTCAATGAAAACCATTGACTTCGAGGACGGGAAGGAAAGTGGCTTTATTCCGAGAATTGGAAAAGAAGTTCTTAGTGTAACTGATGAAGCCAATCATACTGATGTCGGCGGATATTCTCTTAAAGTAGCCGGAGGCAGAGAAAATGCTTACTGTGGCCCGTCATTGCGTGTAGAGAAATATATAGATCAAGGCAGTGAATATAGAGTGACAGTTTGGGTAAAGCTGGCATCAGGTTCAGGCAGTGCAGAAATAGATCTCAGCTCGCAGATTGGAAATAAAGAGGGTGCTGTTGAATATCCTTCATTATCTAAAAAGAAAATTACCGACACTGACGGATGGGTAAAGTTTGAGGGTAAACAACGTTATTATGATACTTCAAGCGGATATATAACTGTATATTTACAAAGTGATAACAAAGAAGCGGAGTTTTATATTGATGATATCAGTGTGGTTAATTCAGGTTCTGTATCACTACCAGTCCAAACTGACCTTACTCCTATAAAGGACATATACAAAGATGACTTTCTTTTTGGAAATGCCATAGCCCCAAGTGAGCTTGCAGGAAAAAGCTTCGAGCTGTTAAAGCAGCATTTCAATGTTATTACTGCGGGCAATGATATGAAGCCGGACGCACTGCAGCGGAGCAAAGGAGTATTCAGCTTTGGAACTGCTGACGCAATGATACAAAAAGCAAAAGATAACAACATAAAGGTACACGGGCATGTATTGGTCTGGCATCAACAAACACCTGTATGGATGAATGGAGTACAGGATGAGGCTGATGCAACAAAATATAAAAAAGATGAAACTGGAAAAAATATTACAATATCCCGTGAAGAAGCTCTGCTTAACATGAGAACCCATATAGAAAATGTTGTTAAGCATTTCGGTAACGACGTTATATCATGGGATGTAGTTAATGAAGCTATGTCAGATGGAATCGGTGACTCTTCAAACTGGAAGAATTGCTTACGTAAAGATTCAATGTGGTACCAGTCCATAGGTGATGATTATGTAGAGCAAGCGTTTCTGATTACAAAGGAAGTTCTTGAAAAGAATAATCTGAAGGATATAAAGCTTTATTATAATGACTATAACGATGATGATCAGAATAAATCTAAAGCTATAGCTAACATGGTAAATGAAATCAATACAAACTATGGGAAAACTCACCCAGGAGAGCTGCTGATAGACGGCATAGGTATGCAGGCACACTACAATACTTCTACAAAACCACAGAATGTTGAGGCATCTCTTAAAAGATTTATTGATTTGGGAGTAGATGTGTGTGTTACCGAGTTGGACATTACCGCAGGAAGCGACCAAAAGCAGAGCAGCGATGAGATAAATGCTCAGGCTTACTTGTATGCACAGCTCATGAAAATCTATAAGGCTCATGCTGATAAAATAAGCCGTGTTACAATTTGGGGACTTGATGACGGTAACAGCTGGAGAAAGGAAAATTGTCCACTGCCGTTTGACGGTGATTTACAGGCAAAAAGTGCATATTACGCAATAATTGACCCTGATAAATACATGGCTGAGCATGAGGCACCGGCTACGGTAGAGATAAAGCAGGGAACAGCTGCGAAGGGTACACCTGTAATAGATGGATTTGTTGACAGTATTTGGGATAAGGCGAAGGTAATACCAATAGACAAAGCAAATGCTGCATGGGAGACAGCAAAAGGAAACGCACAGGTTCTCTGGGATGATAAAAATCTGTATGTATTAATAAAGGTATATGATTCAATACTGGACAAATCAAGTGCAAATCCTTGGGAGCATGACTCTGTAGAAGTATTTGTTGATGAAAATAACGGTAAAACCGCCTCATATGAGAAAGATGACGGACAGTACCGAGTAAACTTTAACAATGAGACCTCATTTAATCCTGACCAAATAAAAGAAGGCTTCCAATCGTCTGTTAAAGTGTCAGGTACAAGTTATACTGTTGAAATGAAAATACCGTTTAAAACTATTATCCCGTCAAAAAATAGTAAAATCGGATTTGATGCTCAGATTAATGATGCAAAGGATGGGACACGTACAGGATATAGAAATTGGAATGACACTACGGGAGTTGGTTATAAGGATACTTCTGTGTACGGTGAGCTTATACTAAGCGATGACAGCGCACCAGCACCGTCATCACAGTCTAATGACACACCTGCTTCGGAAACTGTGAAGGGTAAGGTTAACGGAAAAGAAGTATCCATTGCAAAAGCTGTTAATGAATATAAAGACGGGAAAAAAGTTATAAGTATTGTTTTAGATGAAAGTAAGGTTGCAGAAGTCCTTGGTGAAAAGACAGTAATTGTATTAGAGCCAATTTCAAAAGCTGATATCGTAACCGCACAGTTAACTCCTAAAACCATAAAAAATATGGCCGAGAAGGAAGCGGTTCTGGAGATAAAAAGTGACAACGTTACATATACACTTCCGGCTTCAAGGTTAGACATTAATAAAATTGCTTCTGCATTTGAAGGCAATACTGATATTAAGGTAAATGTAAGTATCTCAGGAGTGGCTGATGCTGTTAAAAATACTGTAAAAGAGACCTCAGATAAAAATAATTATAAGTTGGCTTCTAATCCGGTAGAATTTAACGTGACATGCTCAAATGATACTAAAACCGTTGAAGTTTCCAAATTTAGCGGGTATGTTACAAGAACAATTGAATTGAAGGACAGCTTAATACCGGGTGAGATTATAACAGGAGTAGTGCTTAATAAAGACGGCAGCTTCTCACATGTACCTACAACAGTAGTAAGCAAAGACGGTAAAAACTATGTAAAAATAAACAGCTTGACAAACAGTACATATGCAATTATATCAAGTACAAAGACTTTCAAAGATACTGAAAATCATTGGTCAAAGAAAGCTGTGGGTAATATTGCCTCAAGGCTTATCATGGAAGGATATGATAATGATAACTTTAATCCTGATATGGCTATCACCAGAGGCGAATTCATTGATTCTTTGGTGAAGGCTATGGGCCTTTATCGTATCGGAGAGGGAGAAGACATTTTTTCAGACGTAACAAGCAGCAGCAGATACCATGATGCTGTAGCCATAGCACATAAATACGGTATAATCTCAGGCTATGGGAACGGTGAATTTGGAGCTATGAGTAACATAACACGTCAGGAAGCTATGACTATAGTTTCAAAAGCAATGCTGCTTACCGGGTTAAAGACTTCTTATACCGCCGAGGAAGTAGCTGATTCACTAAAAGAATTCAATGATTCTGACAATTTGGCCCTATGGGCAAAAAAATCAACTGCTGCCTGCGTTAAGGCCGGAATCGTGTCAGGTAAAAGTCTGACAGTAATTGCACCAAAAGATAACCTTACACGTGCTGAAACGGCATCGGTAATCAATAAATTATTAACCGAGTCAAACCTTATATAG